From the Gemmatimonadota bacterium genome, one window contains:
- a CDS encoding transposase zinc-binding domain-containing protein encodes MGWGLPGWVEADFRRYLRCGVPAHGFARVRCGDCGQERLLAYSCKGRGICPSCNARRMAEVAANLTDQVLPHLPVRQWVLSLPKRLRPFLHRDPEVAGTVLGIFVRALRTTLRRTSPTAPPGSELAAISFPQRSGNSLNPRYHFHVLAMDGVFSEARPAGASA; translated from the coding sequence ATGGGGTGGGGCCTACCCGGGTGGGTGGAGGCGGACTTCCGCCGGTACCTGAGGTGCGGCGTCCCGGCGCATGGCTTCGCCCGCGTGCGCTGCGGCGACTGCGGCCAGGAACGGCTCCTCGCGTACTCCTGCAAGGGACGGGGGATATGCCCGTCGTGCAACGCCCGGAGGATGGCGGAAGTCGCAGCGAATCTGACGGACCAGGTACTCCCTCATCTGCCCGTCCGGCAGTGGGTGCTCTCCCTCCCCAAGCGGCTCCGACCGTTCCTGCACCGGGACCCCGAGGTGGCCGGCACCGTGCTCGGGATCTTCGTGCGCGCCCTTCGCACGACGCTACGACGGACCAGTCCGACGGCGCCCCCGGGTTCGGAGCTCGCGGCGATCTCCTTTCCGCAGAGGTCCGGCAACTCCCTGAACCCGCGCTACCACTTCCACGTCCTCGCCATGGACGGGGTGTTCAGCGAGGCTCGACCGGCTGGGGCCAGTGCCTAA
- a CDS encoding ankyrin repeat domain-containing protein produces the protein MPRRHLPVRPNLRQLKRQAKELLREIRAGDSEALADLRAFHPEPLDPAEAKLNDAQLVLARSYDAPSWPRLALACDLVAAIWRNDLSEVRQLVTKHPNLLHESALVRESNWGPPMSYAANLGRDRIIRFLHGLGAEDQMHALGRALLQGKLGTARLLHDLLGQPTPPRDALEGPAYTLEPKATALVLELGGTVYDEYGQRLAPVDVVLETDSRKPEAKHAILEMYVEHGLALPDTPTMALHRGRLDLLEEHLRRDPGLLGRTFTHEEIYPPEVGCHDEVLATHGTPLAGATLLHMCVDYDEVEIARWLLEQGMDPNAKATVDAEGFGGHTALFATVVSQPAYGVNCWKQRDSATFARMLLDRGADPNVRASLRKQLHPGYDEHTLHEYRDVTPLSWGERFHRREFVSRASMKLIAARGGMP, from the coding sequence ATGCCCCGTCGTCACCTTCCCGTCCGTCCCAACCTCCGACAGTTGAAGCGCCAGGCGAAGGAGCTCCTTCGCGAGATCCGCGCCGGTGATTCCGAGGCGCTCGCTGATTTGAGGGCGTTTCACCCCGAACCCCTCGACCCGGCCGAGGCCAAGCTTAATGACGCGCAACTCGTCCTCGCGCGGAGCTACGACGCGCCGAGCTGGCCTCGCCTCGCGCTGGCGTGCGACCTGGTCGCCGCGATCTGGCGCAATGACCTCTCCGAGGTCCGGCAGCTCGTCACGAAACACCCGAATCTCCTCCACGAAAGCGCCCTCGTGCGGGAGAGCAACTGGGGGCCGCCGATGTCCTACGCCGCGAATCTCGGGCGGGACCGGATCATCCGGTTCCTCCATGGGCTCGGGGCGGAGGATCAGATGCACGCGCTCGGGCGCGCTCTCCTCCAGGGCAAGCTTGGGACGGCCCGCCTCCTCCACGATCTCCTCGGCCAACCGACCCCTCCGCGGGACGCGCTCGAGGGACCCGCGTATACGCTCGAGCCGAAAGCGACGGCGCTCGTCTTAGAGCTCGGCGGTACGGTCTACGATGAGTATGGACAGAGGCTCGCGCCCGTGGACGTCGTCCTCGAGACCGACAGCCGGAAGCCCGAGGCTAAACACGCCATCCTGGAGATGTACGTGGAGCATGGCCTCGCGCTTCCCGACACGCCGACGATGGCGCTCCACCGGGGGCGCCTCGATCTCCTCGAAGAGCATCTGCGGCGTGACCCCGGACTCCTCGGGAGGACCTTCACTCACGAGGAAATCTATCCTCCCGAGGTCGGATGCCACGACGAGGTCCTGGCCACGCATGGGACGCCGCTGGCCGGCGCCACCCTCCTTCACATGTGCGTGGACTACGACGAGGTGGAGATCGCCCGCTGGCTCCTCGAGCAGGGGATGGATCCGAATGCGAAGGCTACGGTGGACGCAGAGGGCTTCGGGGGTCATACCGCGCTCTTCGCGACCGTCGTCTCACAGCCCGCCTACGGGGTCAACTGTTGGAAGCAGCGGGACTCCGCGACCTTCGCCCGAATGCTCCTGGACCGCGGCGCCGACCCGAATGTTCGAGCTTCCTTACGGAAGCAGCTGCACCCAGGTTACGACGAACACACACTTCACGAATACCGGGACGTGACGCCCCTCTCCTGGGGCGAGCGTTTTCATCGGAGGGAGTTCGTGAGCCGCGCCTCGATGAAGCTCATCGCGGCCCGGGGGGGGATGCCCTGA
- a CDS encoding transposase has product MAGQRRVQCGCVGADEGDDRAGLERLVRYCARGPLALERLHAPEGITSLASPGAPLLYRLAAPDPDGRTEIRLTPMELLERLTRLVPPPRIHRHRYHGVLAPHARLRSVVVALGRPHLEVAPLPRPAEPPREAAPTPAPIPVPAVSRLRTSARMSWARLLARVYKVLPLLCPA; this is encoded by the coding sequence ATGGCGGGGCAGCGGCGGGTTCAATGTGGATGCGTCGGTGCGGATGAGGGAGACGACCGGGCCGGCCTCGAGCGGCTCGTACGCTACTGTGCCAGGGGGCCTCTCGCCCTCGAGCGCCTCCATGCTCCCGAGGGAATCACCTCTCTCGCCTCACCCGGCGCTCCGCTCCTCTACCGCCTCGCCGCACCGGACCCGGACGGTCGCACCGAGATCCGGCTCACCCCGATGGAGCTTCTCGAACGGCTCACCCGCCTGGTCCCGCCCCCACGCATCCACCGCCACCGCTATCACGGCGTCCTCGCGCCCCATGCGAGGCTGAGATCCGTCGTCGTCGCCCTCGGCAGGCCGCACCTGGAGGTGGCTCCGCTCCCTCGTCCCGCCGAGCCCCCCCGCGAGGCCGCCCCGACGCCGGCCCCGATACCGGTGCCCGCGGTGAGCCGCCTGCGCACGTCCGCCCGCATGTCCTGGGCACGGCTCCTCGCGCGCGTCTACAAGGTGCTTCCGCTCCTGTGCCCCGCCTGA
- a CDS encoding GNAT family protein — MAEVIRLERCELRPWKKSDRASIAKRANNPKIAIHLRDRFPYPYREADAKSWLAVVTKERPPHHAAIAVGGEAVGGIGVHVQSDVHRRSAEIGYWLGEDFWGRGIMTEAVRAYTEYAFETFDICRLFAGVFETNPASARVLEKAGYVLEGRLRRSVYKDGKMLDQLLYARVLEEESPARKSD, encoded by the coding sequence ATGGCGGAAGTCATCCGACTCGAGCGGTGCGAGCTTCGTCCCTGGAAGAAGAGCGACCGGGCTTCGATCGCGAAACGGGCGAACAATCCGAAGATCGCCATCCACCTTCGCGATCGCTTTCCCTATCCTTACAGGGAAGCCGATGCGAAGTCATGGCTCGCCGTCGTCACGAAGGAACGGCCCCCGCACCATGCCGCCATTGCCGTCGGGGGCGAGGCTGTCGGCGGGATCGGAGTGCATGTTCAGAGCGACGTCCATCGCCGGTCCGCGGAGATCGGATACTGGCTGGGCGAAGATTTCTGGGGGCGGGGGATCATGACCGAGGCGGTGCGCGCTTACACCGAGTACGCCTTCGAGACTTTCGACATCTGCCGGCTCTTCGCGGGGGTCTTCGAGACGAATCCCGCCTCCGCGCGGGTTCTGGAAAAGGCCGGATATGTCCTCGAAGGACGACTGAGGCGAAGCGTCTACAAAGACGGAAAGATGCTGGACCAGCTCCTGTACGCGCGGGTCCTGGAAGAGGAATCGCCGGCACGAAAATCCGATTGA
- a CDS encoding DUF6152 family protein: MRSSRVTAVMCAAVALTAVAAASLSAHHNMRAAFDLNTRLTRTGTLTRIEWFNPHIHLFVDTQDDQGQAERWSFEGPAPGRLQANRPAIEASVGRSITVEASPARSGDRSGLIRELRLAEGQVIGLCPQNC, encoded by the coding sequence ATGCGCTCGTCTCGAGTCACGGCGGTGATGTGTGCAGCCGTTGCCCTAACGGCCGTCGCGGCCGCGTCGCTGTCGGCGCACCACAACATGCGGGCCGCGTTCGACTTGAATACGCGCCTCACCCGCACCGGCACGCTCACGAGGATCGAATGGTTCAATCCGCACATTCACCTGTTCGTGGACACGCAAGACGATCAGGGTCAGGCCGAGCGGTGGTCATTCGAGGGACCGGCTCCCGGTCGGCTTCAAGCGAATCGCCCCGCCATTGAGGCGTCCGTGGGCAGGTCCATCACGGTCGAGGCCAGCCCCGCACGAAGCGGCGACAGGTCCGGTCTGATACGAGAGCTCCGGCTCGCCGAGGGCCAGGTGATCGGGCTGTGTCCGCAGAATTGCTGA
- a CDS encoding PIN domain-containing protein encodes MGLISDLGSGPVAIDTAAIIYLVERHPRYLPILRPCFMAADQGDLELVTSAITLLEVLVVPYRAGNLALAERYEALLTRSRGLEVVELDDRLLRTAAKLRARWEVRTPDALQLAAGLLKGCSAFVTNDRRIPESVGLRIIQLSDYL; translated from the coding sequence GTGGGATTGATCTCCGACCTGGGTTCGGGACCGGTGGCGATCGACACGGCCGCCATCATCTATCTGGTGGAACGCCACCCGCGCTACCTCCCCATCCTGCGCCCCTGCTTCATGGCGGCAGATCAAGGCGATCTGGAGTTGGTCACCTCCGCGATCACCCTTCTTGAGGTGCTCGTGGTCCCGTACCGAGCCGGAAATCTGGCTCTGGCTGAGCGGTACGAAGCCCTCCTCACGCGCAGCCGTGGCCTGGAGGTCGTGGAACTGGACGACCGTCTCCTGAGAACCGCAGCAAAGCTTCGGGCCAGATGGGAAGTGCGCACCCCCGACGCCCTTCAACTCGCCGCCGGACTCCTGAAGGGGTGCTCGGCCTTCGTGACCAACGATCGGCGGATCCCGGAATCGGTAGGACTTCGGATCATTCAGCTCAGCGACTATCTCTAA
- a CDS encoding DMT family protein, translated as MLKAAVLLTISNVFMTFAWYGHLRHLGRALWIVVLVSWGIAFLEYCFQVPANRIGFVAGMSGAQLKTMQEVITLVVFVIFAAWYLNEPIRWNTVAGFAFVALGATLVFAPWSRPAGMEPPSAPPPASLSIEAAP; from the coding sequence ATGCTCAAAGCCGCGGTGCTGCTCACGATCTCGAACGTCTTCATGACCTTCGCCTGGTACGGCCACCTGCGTCACCTCGGGCGGGCACTGTGGATCGTGGTGCTCGTGAGCTGGGGCATCGCCTTCCTCGAGTACTGCTTCCAGGTCCCCGCGAACCGGATCGGATTCGTCGCCGGGATGAGCGGAGCGCAGCTCAAGACGATGCAGGAGGTGATCACCCTCGTGGTCTTCGTGATCTTCGCCGCCTGGTATCTGAACGAGCCGATCCGCTGGAACACCGTGGCGGGGTTCGCCTTCGTGGCCCTCGGCGCGACCCTGGTCTTCGCGCCCTGGTCCCGCCCCGCGGGGATGGAGCCGCCCAGCGCCCCGCCACCCGCCTCTCTCAGCATCGAAGCCGCGCCCTGA
- a CDS encoding PIN domain-containing protein — protein sequence MKLLLDTHFLLWAVTDHPRLAEFDWLEAHRPWGVSPVSFLEIHLLSEAGKLKVKGEAFVAAVGSDPRFVVDEAPLLPLILQAMSLDWTRDPFDRLLTAHSLARRTPLCTLDRRIRDDHPLIPRELRG from the coding sequence TTGAAGCTCCTCCTCGATACGCACTTCCTTCTCTGGGCGGTGACGGATCACCCGCGGCTCGCCGAGTTCGACTGGCTCGAGGCGCACCGCCCGTGGGGAGTGTCCCCCGTCTCCTTCCTCGAGATCCACCTCCTCTCCGAAGCCGGGAAGCTGAAGGTGAAGGGCGAGGCTTTCGTCGCGGCCGTCGGGAGCGACCCGCGATTCGTGGTGGATGAAGCCCCGCTCCTCCCGCTCATCCTCCAGGCGATGTCGCTCGACTGGACGCGCGATCCCTTCGACCGGCTTCTCACCGCGCACAGCCTCGCCCGCCGCACGCCGCTCTGCACCCTCGACCGCCGCATCCGCGACGATCACCCGCTGATCCCGCGAGAGCTTCGAGGCTGA